From the Drechmeria coniospora strain ARSEF 6962 chromosome 02, whole genome shotgun sequence genome, the window CGTCTCTGAACCGTCTCTGAACCGTCTCTGAACCGTCTCTGAACCGTCTCTGAACCGTCTCTGAACCGTCTCTGAACCGTCTCTGAACCGTCTCTGAACCGTCTCTGAACCGTCTCTGAACCATCTCCGGCCCACACGAGGGGCAAGACACGGCGTCGAAAGGCACTCAGAAACACGCGAGTCCAACTATGCTCAGCATATACATGATACATCGTACATTGTACGTGACTGTCGAGTCAACGCCCATATATACCATTAAATTACACATTCCTGTCTCTGCCGACGATTTTGGTCACGACCGCTCTCCGCCCAAGGCTCCTTCGCCGGAACATTGCGTCGATGCAACTTGTGCAGTGGGGTGTCCGTCATGGGCCACACCAGTGGTCCCTTGCGCCTCTCGCGCCGCGATCCGTGTTGAACTTAGGCTCCCACCTGCCTAAGCTGCCATGCCGGTTGATCTCGCATGCCGTTGCGGATGTTGTCGTATTTCGAGTCCGGATATTCGAGCCAGTTCTGGGACGTGTCGAGCCTGCCGAGCGCCCGGTGGCTTGCGCCTACGAGGGAACTGTTGCCCTTGCGGTCTGCCGACGCTTCCCAGAACATGCTGCCACCGAGTCCCTTGGACTTGAGGTAAGCAACCTTCCCTTCCACCGTCTGGGTCGTGTCGAAGGAGATGAGCTCGTTAGTGGCAGCATCATAGCTATaggccgccatcgagacGTTATCGAACCGAACGGTGGCGCCCGACTTTGGTAGCACCTTGTAATCCCACATGCCGGGTTCCCAGCTCCCTTTGCCGACACCGGTAAAGggcatgccgatgccgctcgTTGCCTCAAAGGACCGGCCGTAGGTGGGCATGCCTAGGTGCATCTTGCTCGACGGTACGCCCGCATCCAGGTAGTGCCGcacggcgccctcgacggaTGCCGACGCTGCTTGCTTACCGTCGGCGTGTAAATTCGCCTGGTGCCCGCTCGTCTTGCTCCAGATGCCGGCAAAGTCGTAGGCTATGAGATTGATGCGGTCGACCAGCTGGCCTAACTCGCCGAGACGataatgcttgtacttgtccgCACCGGCTGGCGCGGCCATTGAGAGCTCAAAGTGGTGACCGGCAGCAAATTTTACCGCGTACCGATCCATCTCATCTCGAATGGCgtggagaaggaggagcatgtcgtcggcctcctttGCGTTCTCGGCATATTTCCAGTCGATGTCGATACCGTCGAATCCCCAGTCCTTCATGAATTCGACGGCCGACTTGGCAAAGACGTCCCGGCCAGTTTTTGTAGCCGCCACGGCCCGGAAGATCCTGGACGAGCCCCAGCCGCCAACTGACAGTATCGTCTTGGTCATTCGGTTATGCTTCTTTAGTAGGTAGAGCTCCTTGACGCAGCCGTACGCGTTTGTCCCCGACCTCTCCCAGGCTACGACTTGGGGTCAACGGAAAATGTCCCCGTCGCTGCGGGAGTAGCAAGACCTACCGTGGTGCAGATACTTTTTCTGCAGATCGGCATGACGGTCGACGGAAACGCTGGATTCGCCATGCTTGTTAGCACCGCAACGTCCTCTCCGTCGCATGCGTCGACTTACACCGTGCCGTTGCTCAGGACGCCCACAAAGGAATAGAACACGTGGGTGATGTCGGAGAGCGGGAGATCTTGTGGCTGGTATTTCTGCTTGTATATGCCCCTGCGGTAATATCATCATGTCAATAGCTGGCTCagatcgacgacgatgaatgCGGAGGGACGGAGCACGAACCGGTtggagaagaagacggcATTGCTGTACGCATCAGCCGCGGCCCCCGCTGCGCTCGCCGTGTCCACGGGGTTCGGTGCGGCAAGGCCGAGGCTCGCCAAGGATGCAGCCAGTGCCAGCGTGAAGGACTTGAGGAGCATGGACGGCATCTTGACGACGTCCTTGTGGAATGGCAAGAGCACAAAAGGGAAAGATGGAGAAAAAGCGTTGTGGTGTCGGTGCGTGGGGAGGAGGGATAGTGTACCAGGAGGAAGAGACAACGATACGGACAAATGGGAAAATAAAAAGGAGTGTGTTGCGTCCGGCTGTAATAAAGAAGGATGATGTTGGACCCCGTGTGGTTGACGAAAAACAAACGAGGCTATCTGTAGAAAGACG encodes:
- a CDS encoding endochitinase precursor; amino-acid sequence: MPSMLLKSFTLALAASLASLGLAAPNPVDTASAAGAAADAYSNAVFFSNRGIYKQKYQPQDLPLSDITHVFYSFVGVLSNGTVVSVDRHADLQKKYLHHAWERSGTNAYGCVKELYLLKKHNRMTKTILSVGGWGSSRIFRAVAATKTGRDVFAKSAVEFMKDWGFDGIDIDWKYAENAKEADDMLLLLHAIRDEMDRYAVKFAAGHHFELSMAAPAGADKYKHYRLGELGQLVDRINLIAYDFAGIWSKTSGHQANLHADGKQAASASVEGAVRHYLDAGVPSSKMHLGMPTYGRSFEATSGIGMPFTGVGKGSWEPGMWDYKVLPKSGATVRFDNVSMAAYSYDAATNELISFDTTQTVEGKVAYLKSKGLGGSMFWEASADRKGNSSLVGASHRALGRLDTSQNWLEYPDSKYDNIRNGMRDQPAWQLRQVGA